From the genome of Candidatus Roizmanbacteria bacterium, one region includes:
- the mltG gene encoding endolytic transglycosylase MltG has protein sequence MKSKNKSLIISTVLILFLLAGFGYYAEGSLPVDKNDTQNRLFVIEQGQGLNAIAQDLEKEGFIRNKIVFILVVKQLGIEKNIQAGDYRLQRSLSSTELAKSLTKGSLDQWFTIIEGLRKEEIADLVTEKLGIPSADFLAVAQEGYLFPDTYLIPKEATSETVISIMKNNFNTKFTTEMKAKAIKIGLTENEVVILASLLEREALYDADRGEIANIMMRRFKEKYPLEIDASVQYALGYQPEEKRWWKKYVTLEDLKIKSPFNTYVNTGLPPTPICNPSKASLDAIVNATPDTKYFFYLHDSTGRTHYARNLTEHQRNIDKYLK, from the coding sequence ATGAAATCGAAAAATAAAAGTCTCATAATAAGCACCGTCTTAATTTTATTCCTCCTTGCTGGGTTTGGCTATTATGCCGAAGGTTCACTTCCCGTAGATAAAAATGACACCCAGAATCGATTGTTCGTCATTGAACAAGGTCAGGGTCTAAACGCAATTGCCCAGGATCTTGAGAAAGAAGGATTCATTCGAAATAAAATAGTTTTTATTTTAGTGGTTAAACAACTTGGCATTGAGAAAAATATTCAGGCTGGAGACTATCGTCTGCAAAGATCACTTTCCTCTACTGAACTCGCTAAAAGTTTGACAAAAGGCAGTCTTGACCAATGGTTTACCATTATTGAAGGATTAAGAAAAGAAGAGATTGCAGACTTAGTAACTGAGAAGCTTGGCATTCCATCTGCAGACTTCCTTGCGGTTGCGCAAGAAGGCTATCTCTTTCCAGATACATATTTAATTCCGAAAGAGGCCACTTCGGAGACAGTAATCTCAATTATGAAAAATAATTTTAATACGAAATTTACTACCGAGATGAAGGCAAAAGCCATTAAGATAGGGCTTACAGAAAATGAAGTTGTTATTCTTGCGTCATTACTAGAAAGAGAAGCGTTGTATGATGCAGACCGTGGTGAAATTGCAAATATTATGATGAGACGCTTTAAAGAAAAATATCCTCTAGAGATTGACGCATCTGTTCAGTACGCATTGGGGTATCAACCTGAAGAGAAGCGTTGGTGGAAAAAATATGTAACACTTGAGGATTTGAAAATTAAGTCTCCTTTTAACACATATGTAAATACAGGATTACCTCCGACTCCCATCTGTAATCCGAGCAAAGCATCTTTAGATGCAATCGTTAATGCAACTCCCGATACCAAATATTTCTTCTATCTGCATGACTCAACTGGTCGCACTCACTACGCTCGTAACCTTACCGAGCATCAGAGAAATATCGATAAGTACCTCAAATAA